The following proteins are encoded in a genomic region of Cryptomeria japonica chromosome 11, Sugi_1.0, whole genome shotgun sequence:
- the LOC131860384 gene encoding uncharacterized protein LOC131860384, which translates to MDTWNQISITLSYLSHELVVLGGDFNASLESSDKIGGRVGITVSQLSFQIFIFNNGLREVKTMNEGSYTWSNRRISRDHIAENLDRYFLRGNWATKPLLFEANVLSLAGSDHFPIEILICLDCAPIRCPFKFEKIWSMDPTLKEFDASTWRKAPVRPSSEAFIFFKKLQYLKGKLKEWNIIKFGNIFDNRNKVEAELKDLECSILNHGITMEAFNKEKTLKLKLNEILAREEVYWKKKSREGWLKEGDKNTIFFHNSVKVRRSWNKVTSIKNRNNEVLNELEEINKEVVDFFIELLSKNQDLDSQH; encoded by the coding sequence ATGGATACCTGGAATCAAATCTCGATTACTCTAAGTTATCTTTCCCATGAATTGGTGGTgcttgggggagattttaatgctagtCTAGAATCTAGTGATAAGATAGGGGGAAGGGTGGGCATCACGGTATCCCAACTgagctttcaaattttcatttttaataatGGATTACGAGAAGTAAAGACCATGAATGAAGGTTCCTATACTTGGTCGAATAGGAGGATTAGCAGAGACCATATTGCTGAGAATTTGGATAGATATTTTCTGAGAGGTAACTGGGCTACTAAACCTCTTTTGTTTGAAGCCAACGTTTTATCCTTAGCGGGATCGGATCATTTTCCCATTGAGATTCTCATTTGTTTAGATTGTGCTCCAATTCGGTGtccattcaaatttgagaaaatatggtCAATGGACCCTACTCTGAAAGAGTTTGATGCATCAACATGGAGGAAGGCTCCTGTGAGACCAAGCTCGGAagctttcatatttttcaaaaaacttCAGTACCTCAAAGGAAAATTAAAGGAATGGAACATAATTAAGTTCGGGAACATCTTTGATAATAGAAACAAGGTTGAAGCGGAGTTAAAGGATCTAGAGTGCTCGATTTTAAATCATGGAATAACAATGGAGGCTTTTAATAAGGAGAAGaccttaaaattaaaattgaatgaaatattaGCAAGGGAAGAAGTCTACtggaagaagaaatcaagagaagGATGGTTAAAGGAAGGGGACAAGAACACAATTTTTTTCCATAATTCAGTCAAAGTTAGAAGATCTTGGAATAAGGTGACGAGTATTAAGAACAGGAATAATGAGGTTTTAAATGAACtggaagagatcaacaaagaagtAGTGGATTTCTTTATTGAGTTGTTATCAAAGAACCAGGACTTAGACTCCCAACATTAG